A stretch of the Pogona vitticeps strain Pit_001003342236 chromosome 8, PviZW2.1, whole genome shotgun sequence genome encodes the following:
- the ENTPD4 gene encoding ectonucleoside triphosphate diphosphohydrolase 4 isoform X5, with protein MVDCGSSGSRIFVYWWPRHNGNPHDLLDIKQMRDKNRKPVVMKIKPGISEFATSPEKVSDYIFPLLNFAAEHVPRAKHKETPLYILCTAGMRILPESQQKAILEDLLTDIPVHFDFLFSDSHAEVISGKQEGVYAWIGINFVLGRFEHTEDEDDALVEVHIPGSENKEAIVRKRTVGILDMGGVSTQIAYEVPKTVSFASSQQEEVAKNLLAEFNLGCDAHQTEHVYRVYVATFLGFGGNAARQRYVDSIFTNTVFRNRLLGKQTGMTSDSPYLDPCLPLDVEDEIQQNGQMMYLRGTGDFNLCRDIIQPFMNKTNETQTSLNGVYQPPVHFENSEFYGFSEFYYCTEDVLRMGGDYNATKFIKAAKDYCATKWPVLRERFDRGLYASHADLHRLKYQCFKSAWMYEVFHSGFSFPVNYGNLKTALQVYDKEVQWTLGAILYRTRFLPLRDIQQENFRGSHSHWRSFSFVYNHYLFFACFFVVLLSILLYLLRLRRIHRRRLHSGSSPSLWIEEGLPPQKIPGAL; from the exons gcatTTCAGAATTTGCTACCTCTCCTGAAAAAGTCAGTGATTATATTTTCCCACTTCTGAACTTTGCTGCAGAACATGTGCCCCGTgcaaaacacaaagaaacacCTCTGTATATACTCTGTACGGCAGGAATGAGGATTTTGCCAGAGAG CCAGCAAAAGGCAATATTGGAAGACCTGCTAACAGATATCCCGGTGCATTTCGATTTTCTCTTTTCAGACTCTCATGCGGAAGTTatttcaggaaaacaggaag GAGTCTATGCGTGGATTGGCATCAACTTTGTCCTTGGAAGATTTGAGCATACAGAGGATG AAGATGATGCTTTAGTGGAAGTCCATATACCTGGCAGTGAAAACAAGGAAGCCATTGTTCGCAAGCGGACTGTGGGTATACTTGACATGGGTGGTGTGTCAACTCAAATAGCGTACGAAGTCCCTAAAACTGTAAGCTTTGCCTCTTCACAGCAG GAAGAGGTTGCCAAGAACCTGCTTGCTGAATTTAATTTGGGATGCGATGCTCACCAGACTGAACACGTGTACCGAGTCTACGTGGCAACTTTTCTTGGATTTGGTGGGAACGCTGCCCGACAGAGATACGTAGACAGCATATTCACCAATACAGTTTTTAGAAACAG GCTTCTAGGCAAACAGACTGGCATGACTTCTGACAGCCCTTATCTAGACCCTTGCCTGCCTTTAGATGTTGAGGATGAGATCCAGCAGAATGGTCAGATGATGTATCTGCGAGGGACAGGGGACTTTAACTTGTGTCGTGACATTATCCAGCCTTTCATGAATAAGACAAATGAAACCCAGACCTCCCTCAATGGGGTTTATCAGCCTCCCGTGCACTTTGAGAACAGCGAGTTCTATGGCTTCTCTGAGTTCTATTACTGCACCGAGGATGTATTAAGGATGGGTGGAGATTATAATGCTACTAAATTCATCAAAGCTGCAAAG GATTATTGTGCAACAAAGTGGCCTGTTCTGCGGGAACGTTTTGACCGTGGTCTTTATGCCTCTCATGCGGACCTTCATCGGTTAAA GTATCAGTGCTTTAAATCAGCCTGGATGTATGAAGTATTCCATAGTGGCTTCTCTTTTCCTGTAAACTATGGCAATTTAAAAACTGCATTGCAAGTCTATGATAAAGAGGTGCAGTGGACACTCGGGGCCATCCTCTATCGCACACGATTTTTGCCTTTGAG AGACATCCAGCAGGAGAACTTCCGAGGCAGCCACTCTCATTGGCGCAGCTTCTCCTTTGTTTACAATCATTATTTATTCTTTGCCTGCTTCTTCGTCGTCCTGCTCTCCATCCTCCTGTACCTGCTGCGGTTACGGCGAATCCACCGGCGAAGGCTGCACAGTGGCTCTTCCCCTTCCCTCTGGATCGAGGAGGGTCTCCCCCCACAGAAGATCCCGGGAGCCCTGTAG